One window of Metopolophium dirhodum isolate CAU chromosome 3, ASM1992520v1, whole genome shotgun sequence genomic DNA carries:
- the LOC132940734 gene encoding mediator of RNA polymerase II transcription subunit 13-like isoform X4: MTHSSHQTNGASLEDCHTNFFALTDLCGIKWRKFVHCSAGPEGPPDWGGGPGGGTNACGSVLEDPVLSSYTRCLTHDMLAVWRRVSLPPANSQQTSLDPLVPAPPTPIPALPPALSLKASKELWIFWYGEEPDLTGLVSPQLLLNEGDNGSWESGLSYECRSLLFKALHNLIERCLMSREFIRLGKWFVQPYSSSEKLDNSSASHLSFSFAFFVHGESTVCASIDVRQHSVVRTLSKEHLAQASSQPQNGTNIQVMLAPFGLAGTLTGHVYKNMDAETSRMMDEWSHFYPAVNNNGPNELSPAVEVLVGGVKMRYPSCYVLVTDLDDSTAELYKNQNNNQTTPQQQQQQQPPQLHQQPQQQIPKQQLFATKHQHHPDTIIYALDNAVASIPERAWQDCVLGPLHTEQNPPSRPESPTLGQWHLSDPLQKLTCSCTRSTRLCPTDSPCGLDSVPPLPSVPTPPSAGQPAPLSIPPPMLSPHDEKIPITPLSVDFQPKSVSSVSNQVFSPYPSSAPASQEPVKSGRESNSGTPAPPSNTVSIPATTPTATTPVPMQTQSSSAYITLKRPQLSSKDYEANLVEEEIMPSKLLYDYSCIDAWLYHPVKKFKPIVPKQEPITRINNVTDNPASPPQVYIRRDTSVPILPVEPSEISINNFSSFEELRNNALRFKGGHSDPYEFDEESGACSSNNIMMSNDYKLNTSMAVMKNEDIKKEYDPGLMNGNRCTNDSMRELDHMFDNSDDLSSDEAVAALQMQTPPGSNKPDDCLGGGLTTLLVRPPRGSGGGSGGGVLRPEELVKMFPTPPSLEHNPIASPCPDIDLLPPRTYQTNSYMGSPQHDHIDDWSYVYKPPAIAKMVGSSKYAPLTNLPSQNLPPLIVPSNCVYKPSSFVYHASSQPQQIQHHPPQPEKPNQIVPPPASSANNNLLPNMNRNNHYHHPIMMSPSPHSTPWPGGGNQYHRPPQQQIQQHQQVPPPPYSPALSQHHNINVVPTNMSPPVPEANSIVVNVLLTDSLLNVFRDHNFDSCTLCVCNAGPKVVGNIKGTDAAVYLTHTLTPNGYSSQYQQHHMSVGIPGDEDGIRCSCGFSAVVNRRLSHKSGLFPEDEAEITGLIEDIPARVDDNSMNPDVLELVREQCAAVIYSSCSSLVRAAAKFPINHPPQTAAVNMLEFTDTNQVALLALEQGRLAKLEGGMNNHWQVEHHRWPGHHQQSLPPLNNNSPPVHRWAYSQAPGPRSSRQLIRVMRTLQPLLQEAIQRRSVTSRLWEPYTVTGPLTWRQFHRLAGRGTDDRCEPQPIPPILVGHDKDWVAVAPLALHYWDKLLLEPFSYSRDVAYIVVSPDNEFILQRTRAFFKELSAAYEINRLGRHCPITKVLRDGILRVGKSAAAKLAKEPVDEWFSMLGENHQSSMLKLYAQVCRHYLAPQLSQFSMDKTLLDPPEGSIPRPPPSPMPPPASLTPNSVESPVSSNERAPTPKSDGLDDSSSGSQADKSFNSNGDNSHCEEDDGEVPAIVIYLVEPFSIGKDSSNLARIACHGLLRCYNTVLATLPEAIRSNISVQLISLESVLELGRSSDHLKMSDNMRTLALSVFSQCRRYLTHTANIKALTGFGTAAMTELFLKNKDVRIFKIFSWKIVLYLNVSCVLLQEKSRAAYKAYTPPFILASYRNNKTGRTDSGIAGDNGGGDSLSNLGGSNGTGSPSGTDQQCSVLYASYCISEDQRWILATATDEQGILLETATINIYVPNNRRRKSPARRVGLQKLMDFILGVMSQSVTPWRLVVGRVGRIGHGELKGWSWLLSRKALMKASRHLKESCGQCSLLYQKSDVPSVVSACLVSLEPDSSLRLMTDQFTPDERFSQASVACQLSTPRDVSATHILVFPTSATTQSSQTAFQEQQINGPELGDDELFSAFNEEDMQSMEGMGDFNDIFSTWNDSDAVGNTSLGLPSSGVSGVLGGPSSNVIGGVMGSGSLGGSIGMSRGSMGTRGDCSSQPGSPPSSQPCSPYTCGSSSYRNGGSCIDGHEEVGALLQQPLALGYLVSTAPTGRMPTWFWASCAPDIEKCSPAFLKSALHMHTVQLPNNADPAAADLLHPTSAVSAHPLDSQYTTDVLRYVLEGYNALSWLSLDSNTHDRMSCLPIHMQVLMQLYHTMNALI, encoded by the exons actgACTTATGCGGCATAAAATGGCGTAAGTTTGTACATTGTTCAGCTGGTCCAGAAGGACCTCCTGACTGGGGAGGTGGTCCTGGTGGCGGAACCAATGCCTGTGGCTCGGTGCTTGAGGATCCTGTGTTATCTAGTTATACAAGATGTTTAACACATGATATGTTGGCTGTATGGCGACGTGTTTCATTACCGCCTGCCAATTCTCAACAGACATCACTTGATCCCTTGGTTCCTGCACCACCAACACCCATACCAGCTCTTCCACCAGCACTTTCTTTGAAAGCATCGAAAGAGTTGTGGATATTTTGGTATGGTGAAGAACCAGATCTGACCGGACTTGTTTCTCCTCAACTTTTACTCAATg aagGTGATAATGGATCATGGGAAAGTGGTCTATCTTATGAATGTCGTTCACTTTTATTTAAGGCActtcataatttaattgaaag ATGTTTAATGTCAAGAGAATTTATTCGATTAGGGAAATGGTTTGTACAACCTTATTCATCTTCAGAGAAGTTAGATAATTCGAG tgcGAGTCATTTGTcattttcttttgcattttttgtcCACGGAGAAAGTACCGTTTGTGCTAGCATCGATGTACGGCAACATTCTGTAGTACGAACTTTATCAAAAGAACACTTAGCACAAGCGTCTTCTCAACCTCAAAATGGAACAAATATtcaag TAATGCTTGCACCATTTGGCCTTGCTGGTACATTAACTGGccatgtatataaaaatatggacGCTGAAACTAGCCGTATGATGGATGAATGGAGTCATTTTTATCCAGCTGTTAATAATAATGGACCTAATGAATTATCTCCTGCAGTAGAAGTTTTAGTTG GTGGTGTAAAAATGAGATATCCATCATGTTATGTTTTGGTAACTGATTTAGATGACAGTACTGCTGAGTTGTATAAAAATCagaataataatcaaacaactcctcaacagcaacagcaacaacaaccaCCACAGCTGCATCAACAACCACAGCaacaaa tacctAAACAACAATTGTTTGCGACTAAGCATCAACACCATccagatacaataatatatgcttTGGATAATGCAGTGGCATCCATACCTGAACGAGCTTGGCAAGATTGTGTGCTAGGACCACTACACACAGAGCAGAACCCCCCATCCAGACCTGAATCACCAACTTTAGGTCAATGGCACTTATCCGATCcattacaaaaattaacatGTTCCTGTACAAG gtctACACGTCTTTGTCCTACAGATAGTCCTTGTGGGCTGGATTCTGTACCACCTTTGCCTTCAGTGCCAACCCCTCCATCAGCTGGACAACCAGCACCACTTTCAATTCCTCCTCCAATGCTTAGTCCACATGATGAAAAAATTCCTATTACACCTCTTTCAGTTGACTTTCAGCCTAAATCTGTATCATCTGTCTCCAACCAAGTATTTTCACCTTATCCTTCATCGGCTCCTGCTAGTCAGGAACCTGTAAAATCTGGACGAGAAAGTAACTCAGGCACACCTGCACCACCTAGTAATACTGTAAGCATCCCAGCAACAACTCCAACTGCAACAACGCCGGTTCCAATGCAAACACAAAGTTCAAGTGCTTATATTACGTTAAAACGACCACAGCTCTCATCTAAAGATTATGAAGCAAATTTGGTCGAAGAAGAAATAATGCCGTCTAAACTTTTATATGATTATTCTTGTATTGATGCTTGGTTATATCATCCAGTAAAGAAGTTTAAGCCAATTGTACCTAAACAAGAACCAATCACGAGAATAAATAATGTGACAGATAATCCAGCATCCCCTCCACAAGTATACATTAGAAGAGATACTAGTGTACCTATTCTtcca GTTGAACCATctgaaatttcaataaataattttagcagCTTTGAAGAATTAAGAAATAATGCTCTTAGATTTAAAGGTGGTCATTCAGATCCTTATGAATTTGATGAGGAGAGTGGAGCTTGTtctagcaataatattatgatgtctaATGATTATAAACTTAATACTTCTATGGCTGTGATGAag aacgaAGATATCAAAAAAGAATATGATCCTGGGTTAATGAATGGTAATAGGTGTACGAATGATAGTATGCGGGAACTTGATCATATGTTTGACAATTCTGATGATTTATCTAGTGATGAAGCTGTGGCTGCT ttACAAATGCAAACACCTCCTGGCTCAAATAAACCAGATGATTGTCTTGGAGGAGGGTTGACAACACTTTTAGTGCGACCGCCAAGAGGTAGTGGTGGTGGCAGTGGCGGTGGTGTGTTAAGGCCTGAAGAATTAGTTAAAATGTTTCCAACTCCTCCATCGTTAGAACACAATCCTATAGCATCTCCGTGTCCTGACATAGATCTACTTCCACCTCGTACTTACCAAACAAATTCTtacatgggaagtcctcaacATGATCACATAGAT GATTGGTCGTATGTGTACAAACCTCCAGCCATAGCAAAAATGGTTGGCTCTTCAAAATACGCACCTCTCACAAATCTTCCGAGCCAAAATCTACCCCCGTTAATAGTACCTTCCAATTGTGTTTATAAGCCTTCCTCTTTTGTTTACCACGCCTCGTCACAACCTCAACAAATACAACATCATCCACCACAGCCTGAAAAACCAAATCA gatTGTACCTCCTCCGGCATCTTCCgctaataacaatttattgccAAATATGAATCGCaataatcattatcatcatcCAATTATGATGAGTCCATCACCTCATAGTACACCATGGCCTGGAGGAGGAAATCAATACCATCGACCACCACAACAACAAATACAACAACATCAACAAGTGCCTCCTCCACCATATAGTCCTGCACTTTCACAGCATCACAATATAAATGTTGTACCGACAAATATGTCTCCACCTGTACCTGAAGCTAACTCAATTGTTGTGAATGTTTTGTTAACTGACTCACTACTAAATGTCTTCCGAGATCATAATTTTGACAGTTGCACATTGTGTGTATGTAATGCTGGTCCAAAAGTGGTCGGTAATATTAAAGGTACAGATGCAGCTGTTTATCTCACTCATACTTTAACTCCTAACGGATACTCATCTCAGTATCAACAGCATCATATGTCTGTTGGAATACCTG gtgATGAGGACGGAATCCGTTGCAGTTGTGGTTTCAGTGCTGTTGTGAACCGCAGATTATCTCATAAATCAGGATTGTTTCCAGAAGATGAAGCTGAAATAACTGGACTTATTGAAGATATCCCTGCACGTGTTGATGATAACTCCATGAACCCAGATGTTTTAGAACTAGTTAGGGAACAATGTGCTGCTGTAATCTATAGTTCGTGTAGTTCTCTAGTACGGGCAGCAGCAAAGTTTCCTATAAACCATCCTCCACAAACTGCAGCTGTCAATATGTTGGAATTTACTGATACTAATCAAGTAGCTTTACTAGCTCTAGAACAAGGGAGATTGGCTAAG ctGGAAGGTGGAATGAATAATCATTGGCAAGTTGAACATCATCGTTGGCCTGGTCATCACCAACAGTCATTACCGccattgaataataattctcCCCCTGTGCATAGATGGGCTTACAGTCAAGCACCAGGACCTCGTAGCAGTAGGCAGCTTATAAGAGTTATGAGGACATTACAACCACTTTTACAAGAAGCTATTCAAAGAAGAAGTGTAACTTCCCGGTTATGGGAACCCTACACTGTCACCGGACCATTAACTTGGCGACAATTCCATCGGTTAGCTGGTCGAGGTACCGATGATAGATGTGAACCACAGCCAATCCCTCCGATTCTTGTTGGACATGACAAAGATTGGGTAGCTGTTGCTCCTTTAGCACTTCATTATTGGGATAAATTGTTACTAGAACCATTTTCATATTCACGTGATGTTGCATACATAGTTGTTAGTCcagataatgaatttattttacaaagaaCAAGAGCGTTTTTCAAAGAATTAAGTGCCGCTTATGAAATCAATCGATTAGGTCGCCATTGTCCAATTACTAAAGTATTACGAGATGGTATTCTTAGAGTTGGCAAATCAGCTGCTGCGAAATTAGCTAAAGAACCTGTAGACGAATGGTTCTCGATGTTGGGTGAAAATCATCAATCATccatgttaaaattatatgccCAAGTTTGTCGTCATTATTTGGCTCCACAACTCTCTCAATTTTCTATGGATAAAACTTTATTGGATCCACCAGAAGGTAGTATTCCAAGACCTCCGCCTTCTCCAATGCCACCACCAGCATCACTGACACCTAACTCTGTGGAATCGCCTGTTTCATCTAATGAGCGTGCACCCACTCCTAAGAGTGATGGGTTAGATGATTCCTCTAGTGGTTCACAGGCTGATAAAAGTTTTAATAGTAATGGCGATAATAGTCACTGTGAAGAGGATGATGGTGAAGTACCAGCCATTGTTATTTATCTTGTTGAACCATTTTCAATTGGCAAGGATAGTAGTAACCTTGCTAGGATTGCTTGCCATGGACTTTTACGATGTTATAATACAGTTTTGGCTACACTTCCAGAAGCTATACGATCAAATATTTCAGTAcag TTAATATCTTTAGAAAGTGTTTTGGAACTCGGTCGATCCTCAGACCATCTTAAAATGAGTGATAATATGAGAACCTTAGCCCTGTCAGTCTTCAGTCAATGTAGGCGGTACTTAACTCACACTGCTAACATCAAAGCATTAACTGGATTTGGCACAGCAGCCATGACTGAattgttcttaaaaaataaagatgttcgtatatttaaaattttcagttGGAAAATAGTTTTGTACTTAAATGTTTCATGTGTTTTGTTACAGGAAAAAAGCCGAGCAGCATATAAGGCATATACTCCCCCTTTTATTTTAGCtagttatagaaataataaaactggTCGAACAGATAGTGGAATAGCTGGCGATAATGGTGGTGGTGATTCATTATCAAACCTTGGTGGATCCAATGGGACTGGTTCTCCTTCAGGTACCGATCAACAATGTTCCGTGCTTTATGCCAGTTATTGTATATCAGAAGATCAAAGGTGGATATTAGCTACAGCAACTGATGAACAGGGAATTCTATTAGAAACTgctacaattaatatatatgtaccaaACAA TAGGCGAAGAAAATCTCCAGCCCGAAGAGTTGGTTTACAAAAGTTAATGGATTTCATCTTAGGTGTAATGAGTCAAAGTGTAACTCCTTGGCGGTTAGTTGTAGGTCGAGTAGGAAGAATTGGCCACGGAGAACTTAAAg GTTGGTCGTGGTTATTGAGTCGTAAAGCATTGATGAAAGCATCGCGTCACTTAAAAGAATCTTGTGGCCAATGCAGTCTGTTGTACCAAAAATCTGATGTACCTTCTGTAGTCAGCGCTTGCTTAGTTTCCTTGGAACCTGATTCTTCATTAAGACTGATGACAGACCAATTCACACCCGATGAACGCTTTAGCCAAGCATCTGTTGCTTGTCAACTCTCTACACCGCGTGATGTTTCAGCAACTCATATACTAGTTTTCCCAACATCAGCTACAACAcag TCCTCACAAACTGCGTTCCAAGAACAACAAATTAATGGTCCTGAACTTGGTGATGATGAATTATTCAGTGCATTTAATGAAGAAGATATGCAAAGTATGGAGGGCATGGGTGATTTCAACGACATATTTAGCACATGGAATGATTCGGACGCTGTAGGAAATACGAGCTTGGGGCTTCCTAGTAGTGGTGTTTCCGGGGTTTTAGGTGGTCCTAGTAGTAATGTTATAGGAGGCGTTATGGGTTCTGGATCATTAGGTGGTTCCATAGGAATGAGTCGAGGGTCAATGGGGACCAGAGGAGACTGTTCTTCTCAACCTGGTAGCCCACCGTCTTCACAACCTTGTAGTCCTTATACTTGTGGATCTTCTTCATACAGa AATGGTGGTAGTTGTATTGATGGCCATGAAGAAGTGGGAGCATTACTCCAACAACCACTGGCTTTAGGATATCTAGTATCTACAGCACCAACTGGACGTATGCCTACATGGTTTTGGGCGTCATGTGCACCTGACATAGAGAAATGCAGTCCTGCATTCCTTAAAAGTGCATTGCACATGCATACTGTGCAATTACCTAATAATGCTGATCCGGCAGCTGCAGATCTCCTTCATCCGACATCTGCAGTTTCAGCACATCCACTAGATTCTCAATATACCACAGACGTCCTAAG gTATGTCTTGGAGGGTTACAATGCATTATCATGGTTATCATTGGACTCAAACACTCATGACCGGATGTCTTGCTTGCCAATACACATGCAAGTACTAATGCAGCTTTACCACACTATGAATGCTCTTATATGA